The Streptomyces armeniacus genomic interval GTACGCGCCGAACTGGAGCTTGCGCAGGGCGGCCTGGCCGTCGTACGCCACGTCCACGGCGACGGCGTCGCGCCGCAGCCCCTCGGCGATCATCTCGGCCAGGAACTCCTCGTCCTCCACCAGCAGTACGCGCATGGGCACCTGTGTACCGGAGCGGGGGGTTTCGTCGGCGTAAACGGATTTGCTGAGAGAAACGAAAGGCGGCTCTGCGGGACGGTCACGGCGTTCGCGTTCACCGCACCCCACCGTCACAGGACGAGTGACAGGACGAGGAGACCGCCGTGCAGAAGTCAACAGCGGAGACGGCCTTGAAGCATGCCGAGCATGCCGAGCGTGCCGAGCCGGAGAGCCCGCGCCGGGGCCCGGTCACGGGGCACCGCCCGGGTACGAGGCGCCGCGCCGCCGCCGTCGCGGCCTGTGTGGTCGTGCTGGTCCTGGCCGGTACGGCGTGTTCCGACGGCGACGGGTCCGACGGCAAGGACGACGCCGCGGCCTCGGACACCGGCAAGACCGACGAGGACAAGGCAGTGGCCTATCGCAAGTGCCTCCGCGACAACGGCATGGACATCTCCGAGCCCAAGCCGGGCAAGAAGAAGGAGGCCGTCACCGTCGACGGCGGCAACAAGGCGACGATGGAGAAGGCGTTCAAGGCGTGCAAGGACAAGGCGCCGAACGGCGGCCCCGGCGGCGAGCCGTCGCAGGCCGACAAGGACAAGGCGATCAAGTTCGCCAAGTGCATGCGTGAGAACGGCTGGAACATGCCCGACCCCAAGTTCGAGGAGGGCGCGGCCCGCGCCATGCCGGCGCCGAAGACGGCGGCCGAGAAGAAGAAGTTCGAGAAGGCCAACAAGGCGTGCGGGGGCGAATTCCGGTGAAGCGCGGCACCGTACTGGCCGCCGTGCTGACGGTGCTGGCCGTGGCGGGCGGCACCACCGCGTTCGCCACCCTCAACTCCTCCGACGGCGGCGGCACCACCCGCGACAGCGGCCTGCCCCCGGACACCGCCGCCGTCGAACGGGGTGACCTGAGCGAGAGCGTGCAGGCGGACGGCACCATCGGCCACGCGGGCGAGCGGAAGATCAACGCCGCCGCCGCGGGCACCCTGACCTGGGCGCCCAAGGCCGGTTCGGTGATCAAGCGGAACGGTGAGCTGTACGCCGTCAACGGCCGCTCCGTACGGCTGATGTACGGCTCCCAGCCCATGTACCGGACGCTGAAGGACGGCGTCGAGGGCGACGACGTACGGCAGTTCGAGAAGAACCTCGCCGCCCTCGGCTACACCGGCTTCACCGTCGACGACGAGTACACGGACCTCACCGCCGACGCCGTCGAGCGCTGGCAGGAGGCCAACGGCGACAAGGAGACCGGCACCGTCGGCCCGGAGCACGTCGCGTTCGCGCCGGACGCCGTACGCGTCGAGAGCGCGGCCCGCTCCGTCGGCGACCAGGCGGCGCCCGGCCAGCCCGTGCTGACCACGACCGGCTCCGAACGCGTCGTCACCATGAAGCTCGACGTCAGCGAGAGCGGCTCCGCGAAGAAGGGCGACAAGGTCACCGTCACGCTGCCGGACGGCAGTTCGGCGGCCGGCGAGATCCGTACGGTCGGCACTTCCGCCAAGCCGGACGGCGAGAACCCCGAGGACGACTCGCCCAAGATCAGCGTCACCGTCTCGCTGGACGAACCGGAGAAGGCGGACGCGCTCGACAAGGCGCCCGTGACGGTGGAGTTGCGCGGCGAGACCCGCAAGGACGTGCTGACCGTGCCCGTCGAGGCGCTGCTGGCATTGCCCGGCGGCGGCTTCGGCGTACAGGTCGTGGAGCACGGCAAGGCTCGCGACGTACGGGTCGAACCGGGCCTCTTCGCCCAGGGCCGCGTCGAGGTCGGCGGCGGCGGGCTGAGCGAGGGCACGAAGGTCGGGGTGCCGGAACTATGACGCGGGTCGTCGGCCTCACGGGGGTCACGAAGGAGTACGCGGGCGGCGTCACGGCGCTGCGCGACGTCGATCTCGGTATCGAGGAGGGCGAGTTGGTGGGCATCGTCGGGCCGTCGGGCTCGGGGAAGTCCACGCTGCTGCACATCGTCGGCACGCTCGACCGGCCCACGTCCGGGTCGGTCGAGATCGCCGGGTTCGATGTGGCGGCGCTGTCCGACCGCGAACTGTCCGCGCTGCGGGCCCGGCACGTGGGCTTCGTCTTCCAGGCGTTCCACCTGGTGCCGGGCGTCAGCGCGCAGGACAACGTGGCGGAGGGGCTGCTGTACTCCGACCTGCCACGGGCCGTACGGCGCCGGCGCGCCGCCGAGGCGCTCGAACGCGTCGGCCTCGCCGACCGCGCACGGCACCGGCCGCACGAACTGTCCGGCGGGCAGAAGCAGCGCGTCGCCATCGCACGGGCCGTCGTCGGCGAACCCGAACTGCTGCTCGCGGACGAGCCGACCGGCGCGCTCGACTCCGCGTCCGGCGAGTCCGTCATGGCGATCCTGCACGACCTGAGCGAGTCGGGCGCGACGATCGCGGTCATCACGCACGACGCGGAGGTCGCGGACCAGCTGCCGCGGCGCGTACGGCTGCGGGACGGCGCGGTGGTCGGGGACGTGACGGGGCCCGTGACGGGGCCCGTACGGGGTGGGGTACGGGCGGTTGCGCCTGTGCCGGACGACGCGTGGGCGGGCGCGTGATGGGGCGCCGCAACGAGGGTCCCCGTATCGCGGGGCGCCGCGTGTTCGCGGGCCGCAAGTCCTCCCGTTCGCCCGGCCGCAGGCTCTCCCCCGCCCGGCTCAGCCCGCGCGACGTCCTGCACGTCGGCTCCGGCGGTCTGCGCAGCCGCCCGTTGCGCGTCGTCCTCTCCGCGCTGGGCATCGCCATCGGCATCGCCACCATGATCTCGGTGGTGGGCGTGTCCGCCTCCAGCCAGGAGCAGCTGATGCGGCGGCTCGACCGGCTCGGCACCAACATGCTGGTGGTGTCGCCGGGCGAGTCGATGTTCTCCGGCGAGGACGTCAAGCTGTCCCGTAACGCCGTCGGCATGGTCAGCCGTGTCGACGGGGTCGAACAGGCGGGCGCGACCGGCTCGGTCGACGCGACCGTACGCCGCAACGAGAAGATCCCGGAGGACGAGAGCGGCGGCATCGCCGTACAGGCCGCGACGCAGGGGCTGCTGAAGGTCGTACGCGGAAAGACGGCCAGCGGCACCTGGCTCAACGAGGCCAACGGCCGCTACCCGTCCGTCGTCCTCGGCCACGTCTCCGCGCAGCGGCTCGGGATCGGCAAGGCGGGGCAGCAGGTGTGGCTCGGCGACCGGTACTTCACCGTCGTCGGCATCCTCGACCCGCTGCCGCTGGCCCCGGAGCTCGAACGGTCCGCCCTCGTCGGCTGGTCCGCCGCCGAACGGCTCCTCTCCTTCGACGGCCACCCCACCTCGGTGTACGAGCGCTCCACGGACGACTCCGTAAGCGACGTACGCGACCTCCTCGCGGCCACGGTCGACCCGGAGAACCCGCAGAACATCAAGGTCACCGACCCCTCCGCGAAGCTTCAGGCACGGGCGGCGACGGAGGGCGCGTTCAGCAGCCTGCTGCTCGGACTCGGCGGCATCGCGCTCCTGGTGGGCGGCGTCGGCGTCGCCAACACCATGATCATCTCGGTGCTGGAGAGACGCTACGAGATCGGGCTGCGGCGCTCGCTGGGCGCGGCACGGGGGCAGATCCGCATCCAGTTCGTGACGGAGTCACTGCTGCTCTCCGGCCTCGGCGGCGTGGCCGGCGTCGCCCTCGGGGCGGCGGCGACGGGGGTGTTCGCACACCTCGACGGGCTGCCGTGGGTCGTACCGCTGTGGGCGGTCGGCGGCGGCTTCGGAGCCACGCTGGTCATCGGCACCCTGGCGGGCCTCTACCCCGCGGTCCGCGCGGCCCGCCTCTCCCCGACGCTGGCCCTGCACGCGGCGTGACGGGCCCCCCGGGGGCTTCCCGGGGCGCCCCTCGGGGGCGCCTCCTGGGGGCGCCCTCCCGAGGGCGGCAGACCGGCGCGGTGTGTGCCCGAGGAGGGGTGGGCACACACACCGCGCCGCGGGGCTACGCCGTACGGCGCCGTGTGGCGCACCCAATCAGCCGGGGACGTCAGTCGGTCCGCCGGCTTGAGGCGCGGGCCAGCGCCGCTCGGTCTCGTACTTCGGCTTCGCGGCGCCGGTCGCCTGTCTCTCGAAAGATGGCAGCAGCGGTGGAAAGAGCCTCAACAGCCTCTTCGAGTCTGGGTACCTGACACAGACTGAGCCCGACGTTCTTCCAAGCGATGCCTTCGCCGTGGCGGTCGCCCAGCTCCCGGCAGAGCTGCGCGTCCTGGGCACCAACGTCGGCAGCCTCGTCGAATCTGCCTTCTTCGGCGAGGGCTTGGCCGAGGAGATTCAGCGTAGAGGCCGCACTGCGGCGGTTACCGGTTTCCCGGAAGAGGCTGACAGCGGTGGTGAGTGGAGTGACAGCATCGCCGAAGCTCCGCTTCTGAAGCAGTATTTCCCCGAAGTTGGCCAGCGCCATGGCCTCGCATTCTGGGTATCCGATCTCCTTGGAGAGGCGAGCAGCGCCGAGCACGGCGTCGGCGGACTCGTCGAATCTACGCATCCGGATCAGTGCGCCCCCGAGGTTGTTGAGCGCATGTGCCTCCCCATGGGGGTCACCGAATTCACGGAAGAGGGCAACGGCGTCAGTGTGAGCTTTGACTCCCTCCCCAAACTTGCGTGCGCCGACCAGGGCCAGTCCGAGTGTGTCCAGCGTGACGCTCTCTGCGTGACGATCGCCCACCTCCCTCCAGTGAGCGACAGCCTCGGTCAAGTTGCCGACGGCCTGCTCGGCTCCGCCCAGCTCGATCTGGATGGAGCCCAGGATGCCCAGCACCCGGGCCCCGCCCAGGCTGTCTCCCAACTCCCCGAAGAGAGTCGCCGCATCGGTGAGGACGGTGACGGCCTCCACGAATTTCTCCAGGGAAGCCAGAGCCTGTCCGAGATTGCTCAACGTCATGGCTTCCGCGTGGCGGTCTCCGGCCTCACGGCAGAGATCGAGAACCGCAGTGAAGGTGTCGGCCGCTTCTTGGAACCTGCCTGCCCGGGTGAGGGCCCGCCCCAGGCCGTCGAGCGCTGCTTTCTCGTTGTGACGGTCTCCGGCCTCACGGCAGCTGGCAACGGCGGCAGTACAGAGGTTGATCCAGTCGTTGGCGTAGCGGCGCAGGTCGAAGAACGTGCCAAGAGCCAGTGCGAGACCTGTTGCGGCGGCGTGGTGTGCAGGGGCGGCCGTGGCGGCGGCGACGAGATTGCTCTGTTCGGTATCCAGCCACTCCAGTGCCTGATCGCGGTCGGTGAAGTCGTCCGGGAGGGGCAAGCCCGGTGTTGTCTGCAGGTGGATGTCGGCGGCCTGAGCGGCAGTGAGGTAGTGGTCGAGCAGGCGCGCCACCGCCGCGTCCCGGCCGTCGTCCGTGGCGCGGGTGTGGCCGGCCTCGTCCGCGAAGAGCCGGACCAGGTCGTGCATCCGCCAGCGGCCCCAGACCTGCCCGGGCTCGACCAGGTGCGAGTCGGTCAGGTGTTGCAGCAGCTCTTCGGCCCGGTCCGTGGCGGTGCCGGCAAGGTGGGCGGCGGCTTCGGTGGACAGGTCGGGGCCGGGGTTGAGGGGCAGCAGCCGGAACAGCCGGGCGTGATCACTGTCGAGGAGTCGGTAGGACAGGTCGAAGGCGGCACGTACGGCCCGGTCGGGGCGGCTCAGCTTGTCCACGCGGGTGTGCTCGGCCTGAAGGGCAGTGGCCAGGGAGGCCGCGGGACGGGCGGGCGCGGCAGCCAGGAGGGCGGCGGCGATACGCAGGGCCAGCGGCAGGCCCGCACACAGACGGGCAATCGTCGTGGCCGCTTCGGGATCGTCGGCAATGCGGGTGTCGCCGTCTCCACGGGCGTGGCGTAGTGCCTGGTCGAGCAGGGCGATGGAGGCCGGTTCCTCAAGGACGTCGAGGTCGTGGAGGCGGGCGTCGAGTCCGTCGAGGGTCTGGCGGGAGGTGACCAGGGCGGCGGTCACACCGTCGGTGGGCAGCAGCGGGCGGGCCTGCTCGGTGGTGAAGGCGTTGTCGACGACCACCAGGATCCGCTGGCGGCGTTCGGCGTAGGCCGCCAGCACGCTGCGGTACAGCCGCTGCCGGTCCTGCAGACCGTCGGGTATGTGATCGCCGGGCATGCCCAGTGCGCGCAGCAGGCCTTCCAGGGCCCGCTCGGGAGACAGGCGGCGCTCG includes:
- a CDS encoding peptidoglycan-binding protein, with the protein product MRGRIPVKRGTVLAAVLTVLAVAGGTTAFATLNSSDGGGTTRDSGLPPDTAAVERGDLSESVQADGTIGHAGERKINAAAAGTLTWAPKAGSVIKRNGELYAVNGRSVRLMYGSQPMYRTLKDGVEGDDVRQFEKNLAALGYTGFTVDDEYTDLTADAVERWQEANGDKETGTVGPEHVAFAPDAVRVESAARSVGDQAAPGQPVLTTTGSERVVTMKLDVSESGSAKKGDKVTVTLPDGSSAAGEIRTVGTSAKPDGENPEDDSPKISVTVSLDEPEKADALDKAPVTVELRGETRKDVLTVPVEALLALPGGGFGVQVVEHGKARDVRVEPGLFAQGRVEVGGGGLSEGTKVGVPEL
- a CDS encoding ABC transporter ATP-binding protein, translating into MTRVVGLTGVTKEYAGGVTALRDVDLGIEEGELVGIVGPSGSGKSTLLHIVGTLDRPTSGSVEIAGFDVAALSDRELSALRARHVGFVFQAFHLVPGVSAQDNVAEGLLYSDLPRAVRRRRAAEALERVGLADRARHRPHELSGGQKQRVAIARAVVGEPELLLADEPTGALDSASGESVMAILHDLSESGATIAVITHDAEVADQLPRRVRLRDGAVVGDVTGPVTGPVRGGVRAVAPVPDDAWAGA
- a CDS encoding ABC transporter permease, which gives rise to MGRRNEGPRIAGRRVFAGRKSSRSPGRRLSPARLSPRDVLHVGSGGLRSRPLRVVLSALGIAIGIATMISVVGVSASSQEQLMRRLDRLGTNMLVVSPGESMFSGEDVKLSRNAVGMVSRVDGVEQAGATGSVDATVRRNEKIPEDESGGIAVQAATQGLLKVVRGKTASGTWLNEANGRYPSVVLGHVSAQRLGIGKAGQQVWLGDRYFTVVGILDPLPLAPELERSALVGWSAAERLLSFDGHPTSVYERSTDDSVSDVRDLLAATVDPENPQNIKVTDPSAKLQARAATEGAFSSLLLGLGGIALLVGGVGVANTMIISVLERRYEIGLRRSLGAARGQIRIQFVTESLLLSGLGGVAGVALGAAATGVFAHLDGLPWVVPLWAVGGGFGATLVIGTLAGLYPAVRAARLSPTLALHAA
- a CDS encoding tetratricopeptide repeat protein, with protein sequence MGQTEAAREGAADGRVDNTISGGIFFHAVIQGRDITVQLPPRITPALSGLPAPSAAFTGRDQDVDRLLNDLAPDESRGGAGQTALVTAVSGLAGIGKTELAVQTAARARKKRGLFPGGVLFTDLSGYDPERRLSPERALEGLLRALGMPGDHIPDGLQDRQRLYRSVLAAYAERRQRILVVVDNAFTTEQARPLLPTDGVTAALVTSRQTLDGLDARLHDLDVLEEPASIALLDQALRHARGDGDTRIADDPEAATTIARLCAGLPLALRIAAALLAAAPARPAASLATALQAEHTRVDKLSRPDRAVRAAFDLSYRLLDSDHARLFRLLPLNPGPDLSTEAAAHLAGTATDRAEELLQHLTDSHLVEPGQVWGRWRMHDLVRLFADEAGHTRATDDGRDAAVARLLDHYLTAAQAADIHLQTTPGLPLPDDFTDRDQALEWLDTEQSNLVAAATAAPAHHAAATGLALALGTFFDLRRYANDWINLCTAAVASCREAGDRHNEKAALDGLGRALTRAGRFQEAADTFTAVLDLCREAGDRHAEAMTLSNLGQALASLEKFVEAVTVLTDAATLFGELGDSLGGARVLGILGSIQIELGGAEQAVGNLTEAVAHWREVGDRHAESVTLDTLGLALVGARKFGEGVKAHTDAVALFREFGDPHGEAHALNNLGGALIRMRRFDESADAVLGAARLSKEIGYPECEAMALANFGEILLQKRSFGDAVTPLTTAVSLFRETGNRRSAASTLNLLGQALAEEGRFDEAADVGAQDAQLCRELGDRHGEGIAWKNVGLSLCQVPRLEEAVEALSTAAAIFRETGDRRREAEVRDRAALARASSRRTD